From Planctomycetota bacterium, a single genomic window includes:
- a CDS encoding formyltransferase family protein, which produces MRVVAIATHTLDAQQRLFLDAVRRSADLVGIVNVQALPAGKRRLRRLARRAREHGLLHALNFLGGVPVSAIVRPRIYKAVDALLSRELEGDPAEGVPTADGGLVNSEREVAAIRAFRPDLLYQAGPGITRPQVFQAAPLGMLHIHHGILPAIRGIASPEWAVRERRPLWLGVTLHMMDAGLDTGPLVAQARPRVEADDAWAAVRARLSLLAARLIAGGIRALEAGLEPVPQPATLPSAYRSNLGLTDWALFRRRLPEFLRSCRGRDEQIAVGQVLPQ; this is translated from the coding sequence ATGCGGGTCGTCGCGATCGCCACCCACACGCTGGATGCCCAGCAACGGCTGTTCCTGGACGCCGTGCGCCGCTCCGCCGACCTGGTGGGGATCGTGAACGTGCAGGCCCTCCCCGCGGGAAAGCGGCGCCTCCGCCGCCTCGCGCGCCGGGCGCGCGAGCACGGCCTTCTGCACGCGCTCAACTTCCTGGGCGGCGTGCCCGTCTCGGCAATCGTCCGGCCGCGCATCTACAAGGCCGTAGACGCGTTGTTGAGCCGCGAGCTCGAAGGCGACCCGGCGGAAGGCGTGCCGACGGCCGATGGCGGCCTGGTGAACAGCGAGCGGGAGGTCGCGGCCATTCGCGCCTTCCGGCCCGACCTGCTGTACCAGGCGGGGCCCGGGATCACCCGGCCGCAAGTGTTCCAGGCCGCGCCGCTGGGGATGCTCCACATCCACCACGGCATCCTGCCGGCGATCCGCGGCATCGCGTCGCCCGAGTGGGCCGTCCGCGAGCGCAGGCCCCTCTGGCTCGGCGTCACGCTGCACATGATGGACGCGGGCCTCGACACCGGGCCGCTCGTGGCGCAGGCCCGGCCGCGGGTGGAGGCGGACGACGCGTGGGCCGCCGTCCGGGCGAGGCTTTCGCTCCTGGCTGCTCGGCTCATCGCCGGAGGCATTCGCGCGCTGGAGGCCGGGCTCGAGCCCGTGCCGCAGCCAGCGACGCTGCCGAGCGCCTACCGCTCGAATCTCGGGCTTACAGACTGGGCGCTCTTTCGCCGTCGGCTCCCGGAGTTTCTCCGCTCGTGCCGCGGCCGCGACGAACAGATCGCCGTCGGGCAGGTGCTGCCCCAGTAG
- a CDS encoding glycosyltransferase family 4 protein has product MNVLVVASLYPHAQNETIGLSTHRRTVELAKTCSVKVVALTTRGDLPESDSYEGVDVLRPRWHRLPKLGVLLDGYRYAERVGRVVARQLPDFDFDVIDAHWLYPDGFAAVRLGQRLRKPVVVTGRGSDVDEFLRRWPVRSFARRALRGATRLVALSRAHKHKMIEAGPRAESISVIPNGVDTALFRPGNPEAARHALGLVPEGLVLFSAGSLVADKGFQHLITGVARLRRPASLYIAGPGDYRAALERLARDLGVADRVTFLGRVSQQQMPLWYQAADFFCFGSYHEGCPNAILEALACGTPVVSTDVGAIPDLVEEERNGVLFPPGSAEAFVAALERALAQPWDRSAIAAAGSRRSWRHAAEEYRAVFEQAVADGEALCSAAGSRGRQ; this is encoded by the coding sequence TTGAACGTCCTCGTCGTCGCCAGCCTCTACCCGCACGCTCAGAATGAGACGATCGGTCTCTCCACCCATCGCCGCACCGTGGAGCTGGCGAAGACGTGTTCGGTGAAGGTCGTGGCGCTCACCACGCGCGGCGACCTGCCGGAGAGCGACTCCTACGAAGGAGTGGACGTGCTGCGCCCTCGGTGGCACCGTCTGCCGAAGCTGGGCGTGCTGCTGGACGGCTATCGCTACGCGGAGCGGGTCGGCCGGGTGGTCGCCCGGCAACTGCCCGACTTCGACTTTGACGTGATAGATGCCCACTGGCTGTACCCCGACGGCTTCGCGGCTGTGCGACTGGGGCAGCGACTCCGCAAGCCGGTGGTTGTGACGGGGCGCGGAAGCGACGTGGACGAGTTCCTCCGCCGCTGGCCCGTGCGGAGCTTCGCCCGGCGAGCCCTGCGCGGCGCCACGCGGCTGGTGGCGCTCTCCCGCGCGCACAAACACAAGATGATCGAGGCTGGCCCGAGAGCCGAGAGCATCTCGGTTATCCCCAACGGGGTGGACACCGCGCTCTTCCGGCCTGGCAACCCCGAGGCCGCGCGACACGCGCTCGGTCTGGTCCCCGAAGGCCTCGTGCTGTTCTCGGCCGGCAGCCTGGTGGCCGACAAGGGCTTCCAGCACCTCATCACGGGCGTCGCGCGCCTCCGGCGGCCCGCGAGCCTCTACATCGCGGGGCCCGGCGACTACCGTGCGGCGCTCGAACGGCTGGCCCGCGACCTCGGCGTGGCGGATCGAGTTACCTTTCTCGGCCGCGTGTCGCAGCAGCAGATGCCGCTATGGTACCAGGCCGCAGACTTCTTCTGCTTCGGCAGCTACCACGAGGGCTGCCCGAATGCTATTCTGGAAGCCCTGGCGTGCGGGACGCCAGTCGTCTCCACGGATGTCGGCGCTATCCCCGATCTGGTCGAGGAGGAGCGGAACGGTGTGCTCTTCCCACCCGGGTCGGCCGAGGCGTTCGTGGCGGCCCTCGAGCGAGCCCTCGCGCAGCCGTGGGACCGCTCGGCCATCGCCGCCGCGGGAAGCCGCCGCTCCTGGCGCCACGCGGCCGAGGAGTACCGCGCCGTGTTCGAGCAGGCCGTCGCCGACGGTGAGGCTCTTTGCTCCGCCGCCGGCAGCCGAGGTCGGCAATAA
- a CDS encoding polysaccharide deacetylase family protein, with amino-acid sequence MADLVKRAARQAIAAAARATRLWPPVPRGCGLVLRYHRIGECGLGVPAAEFDAQLGFLAARARVLTAGQMAAAVAAGEPLPPNAVAITFDDGYEDNASRALPLLQRHGLRATFFVTTGWIGTEKVLWWDRLHDYVRQALAAGARPLDFEGLPPPMAEALAAANLLAPADAARLEHALLAALRGISLTPEETDTLVERVAAALGADVADPEPCRPMSWDQVRALRDAGMEVGSHTVSHARLASVPPERAFEELEQSKQALERELGASPSLVACPGGECNQDAVDLIQEAGYSAAFTTESGPVRPGDDVFRLRRVGVWAGGYRGVFSAFSASVFGLQLGRLARHPAGTHPAGSQPAGGCGSGNA; translated from the coding sequence GTGGCTGACCTCGTGAAACGCGCCGCGCGCCAGGCCATTGCCGCCGCCGCAAGGGCCACCCGCCTGTGGCCCCCGGTGCCCAGAGGCTGTGGGCTGGTGCTGCGCTACCACCGCATCGGCGAGTGCGGCCTGGGGGTGCCGGCCGCGGAGTTCGACGCGCAGCTCGGCTTTCTCGCCGCGCGCGCCCGCGTGCTGACGGCGGGCCAGATGGCCGCGGCCGTGGCCGCCGGGGAGCCGCTGCCCCCGAACGCCGTCGCCATCACCTTCGACGACGGCTACGAGGACAACGCCTCCCGCGCCCTCCCGCTGCTTCAGCGCCACGGGCTGCGGGCCACCTTCTTCGTCACGACGGGCTGGATCGGCACCGAGAAGGTCCTGTGGTGGGACCGTCTGCACGACTACGTTCGCCAGGCCCTCGCCGCGGGCGCCCGGCCGCTGGACTTCGAGGGGCTGCCGCCGCCGATGGCTGAGGCGCTGGCTGCTGCGAACCTGCTGGCCCCGGCAGACGCCGCGCGGCTCGAGCACGCCCTGCTCGCCGCCCTGCGCGGCATTTCGCTCACGCCGGAGGAGACCGACACGCTCGTCGAGCGCGTGGCGGCTGCTCTCGGGGCCGACGTGGCCGACCCGGAGCCCTGTAGACCAATGAGCTGGGACCAAGTGCGCGCGCTGCGCGACGCCGGCATGGAGGTCGGCTCACACACCGTGTCCCACGCGCGCCTGGCCAGCGTGCCGCCCGAGCGGGCCTTCGAAGAGCTCGAGCAGTCGAAGCAGGCCCTCGAGCGCGAGCTGGGCGCGAGCCCGTCGCTCGTGGCCTGCCCCGGCGGCGAGTGCAACCAGGATGCCGTGGACCTCATTCAGGAGGCCGGCTACTCGGCCGCCTTCACCACGGAGAGCGGCCCCGTGCGCCCTGGCGACGACGTGTTCCGGCTTCGCCGCGTGGGCGTCTGGGCCGGCGGGTATCGGGGAGTCTTTAGCGCCTTCTCCGCCTCGGTCTTTGGGCTGCAACTGGGCCGCCTGGCCCGGCACCCAGCAGGAACACACCCCGCAGGTTCCCAACCTGCGGGAGGTTGCGGGAGCGGCAATGCCTGA
- a CDS encoding glycosyltransferase, which translates to MPEVTVVIPAYNAERHLRETVASVLAQTYRDLEVVVVDDGSSDGTRALAEGFGAPVRCVSQANAGPSAARNRGIREARGALIAFVDADDLWLPDKLAAQVPLFDAEGRVGLVYCHAERMDEAGAPLPTVQAPKPVGRVFRDFLFRNHCPTSAAVVRRECFDRCGGFAEDMVWAEDWHLWLRLARHYDFAAVPRVLVRHRVHAAALTKQTEKAYLGARRALETALTPSDGRELRAARRRGLHRLDRNQALSWLGAGEPRVARRYLAAAFGNGPLDPHILAGYAASLLPGAARRPMMGLWKRLAPWVPWDRSGRPGRLLAEYQGRSG; encoded by the coding sequence ATGCCTGAAGTCACCGTCGTCATCCCCGCCTACAATGCCGAGCGGCACCTCCGCGAGACCGTGGCGTCGGTGCTGGCCCAGACCTATCGCGACCTCGAGGTGGTGGTCGTGGACGACGGGTCGAGCGATGGCACGCGAGCGCTGGCCGAGGGCTTCGGAGCGCCCGTGCGCTGTGTGAGCCAGGCCAATGCCGGGCCCTCGGCGGCGCGCAACCGCGGCATCCGGGAGGCGCGCGGCGCCCTGATCGCCTTCGTGGATGCCGACGACCTGTGGCTGCCCGACAAGCTGGCCGCCCAGGTGCCGCTCTTCGACGCCGAGGGCCGCGTGGGCCTCGTCTACTGCCACGCCGAACGAATGGATGAGGCCGGCGCGCCCCTGCCGACGGTCCAGGCACCCAAGCCCGTGGGCCGCGTGTTCAGGGACTTCCTGTTCCGCAACCACTGCCCCACATCGGCCGCCGTCGTGCGGCGCGAGTGCTTCGACCGCTGCGGCGGCTTCGCTGAGGACATGGTTTGGGCCGAGGACTGGCATCTGTGGCTCCGCCTCGCGCGGCACTATGACTTCGCGGCCGTGCCGCGGGTGCTGGTGCGCCACCGCGTTCATGCCGCCGCGCTCACGAAGCAGACCGAGAAGGCCTACCTCGGCGCGCGCCGCGCGCTGGAGACGGCGCTCACCCCATCCGACGGTCGCGAGTTGCGCGCAGCGCGCCGCCGCGGCTTGCATCGGTTGGACCGTAACCAGGCCCTGAGCTGGCTCGGGGCCGGCGAACCGCGCGTCGCCCGCCGCTACCTGGCCGCCGCGTTCGGCAACGGCCCGCTCGACCCCCACATTCTGGCGGGCTATGCGGCCAGCCTGTTGCCGGGCGCGGCCCGACGGCCCATGATGGGCCTCTGGAAACGGCTGGCGCCGTGGGTGCCGTGGGACCGCTCGGGGCGGCCCGGGCGGCTTCTGGCGGAGTACCAAGGGCGCAGCGGCTGA
- a CDS encoding polysaccharide deacetylase family protein: MRYPRVILYHSVVADDAPADAFAGKHPTAGQLSAHLDYLKTRFTFVSAEQFLAIYDGRDTRPLPRPPCLLTFDDGQRPLLKNALPVLEAHGVPCLIFLIAGTLSEGVVPWYIAADYLVRAAQGRAIRYLGRLFDCSATAGALALKAAFKARFITLSEEADRQAALDRLGEAVGRRPPRLDELPEDMAFLTPDQVKLLSRHELVAFGSHGFSHRNLALLSAAEQEHELLHARETIAALTGRERMMVSYPDSSHTRTTRELARRYYDFGFAVELHDDRRDRFAYPRACLGRMDVNGVRYWLTWRRRYVFGPLRRLLRR, translated from the coding sequence ATGCGGTACCCCAGAGTGATCCTCTACCATTCGGTCGTGGCAGACGACGCCCCCGCCGATGCCTTCGCCGGCAAGCACCCGACCGCGGGGCAACTCTCCGCGCACCTGGACTACCTCAAGACCCGCTTCACCTTCGTCTCGGCGGAGCAGTTCCTGGCGATCTACGACGGGCGCGACACGCGCCCGCTCCCGCGGCCCCCCTGCCTGCTGACGTTCGACGACGGACAACGCCCGCTGCTGAAGAACGCGCTGCCCGTGCTCGAAGCCCATGGCGTGCCCTGCCTCATCTTCCTCATCGCGGGCACGCTGAGCGAGGGGGTAGTCCCCTGGTACATCGCCGCCGACTACCTGGTGCGAGCCGCCCAGGGCCGGGCCATCCGCTACCTGGGTCGCCTGTTCGACTGTTCGGCGACCGCCGGCGCGCTGGCCCTGAAGGCGGCGTTCAAGGCGCGCTTCATCACCCTGAGCGAGGAAGCCGACCGACAAGCGGCCCTCGACCGCCTCGGCGAAGCGGTGGGCCGACGGCCGCCGCGGCTGGACGAACTGCCCGAGGACATGGCCTTTCTCACCCCCGACCAGGTGAAGCTCCTGAGCCGCCACGAGCTGGTGGCCTTCGGCTCGCACGGGTTCTCGCACAGGAACCTGGCCCTGCTGAGCGCCGCGGAACAGGAGCATGAGCTGTTGCACGCGCGCGAGACCATTGCGGCGCTCACCGGCCGCGAGCGGATGATGGTGTCGTACCCCGACAGCTCGCACACGCGCACCACCCGCGAGCTGGCGCGGCGATACTACGACTTCGGATTTGCGGTCGAGTTGCACGACGACCGTCGCGACCGATTCGCCTATCCCCGGGCCTGCCTCGGGCGAATGGATGTGAACGGGGTGCGCTACTGGCTCACGTGGCGTCGGCGATACGTGTTCGGACCGCTCCGGCGGCTGCTGCGGAGGTGA
- a CDS encoding glycosyltransferase produces MAEESAKPFVSVVVAAYNARDTLARCLEALLGQEYPAFEVIVVDNASTDDTREIASRYCGRANRESRESCGSGSRHLDASDSPDSRFPAASRRVTLLDEPRRGWPAARNRAWHWCKAPLVANIDADCFAEPTWLRELVAALEREAGAGCAVGRTFVEPGATLAQQFYAANDPFNIEKYVQRTERAFGRACPWGGGNNCFRREVIEAVGGYDAETYTSGADREYHKRFEEATGLRTVYVPEAVIWHVARGSAGEFFRNAAKYACDAVVHAQFDPGVAAHLRGYVRRNLGFIGRNAAGLVWRAAKFLVGRETRLRVSQPFFYSVQELGSIWGHLKGRRRVAARKRHKR; encoded by the coding sequence ATGGCCGAGGAATCAGCGAAGCCCTTCGTCTCCGTGGTCGTCGCCGCCTACAACGCGCGCGACACCCTGGCGCGCTGCCTCGAGGCCCTGCTGGGGCAGGAGTATCCGGCGTTCGAGGTGATCGTCGTGGACAATGCCTCGACCGACGACACGCGGGAGATCGCCAGCCGCTATTGCGGCAGGGCCAACCGCGAATCTCGCGAATCATGCGGATCTGGCAGCAGGCATCTTGATGCGTCTGATTCACCGGACTCGCGGTTTCCCGCCGCCTCCCGTCGTGTGACCTTGCTCGACGAGCCGCGCCGCGGCTGGCCCGCCGCGCGCAACCGCGCCTGGCACTGGTGCAAGGCGCCGCTCGTGGCGAACATTGACGCCGACTGCTTCGCCGAGCCGACATGGCTGCGTGAGCTCGTGGCCGCGCTCGAGCGGGAAGCGGGGGCCGGCTGCGCCGTCGGCCGCACCTTCGTCGAGCCCGGCGCCACCCTGGCGCAGCAGTTCTACGCGGCCAACGACCCGTTCAACATCGAGAAGTACGTGCAGCGCACCGAGCGGGCCTTCGGCAGGGCCTGCCCGTGGGGCGGCGGCAACAACTGTTTCCGCCGCGAGGTGATCGAGGCCGTGGGCGGCTACGACGCCGAAACCTACACGTCGGGCGCCGACCGCGAGTACCACAAGCGGTTCGAGGAGGCGACCGGCCTGCGCACCGTGTACGTGCCCGAGGCCGTCATCTGGCACGTCGCGCGCGGCTCGGCGGGCGAGTTCTTCCGCAACGCCGCCAAGTACGCCTGCGACGCCGTCGTCCACGCGCAATTCGATCCCGGCGTGGCGGCGCACCTGCGGGGCTACGTGCGGCGGAACCTGGGCTTCATCGGGCGCAACGCGGCGGGCCTGGTGTGGCGGGCGGCGAAGTTCCTGGTCGGGCGCGAGACCCGCCTGCGTGTGTCGCAGCCCTTCTTCTACAGCGTGCAGGAGCTGGGCTCGATCTGGGGCCACCTCAAAGGCCGTCGCCGCGTGGCGGCCAGGAAGCGGCATAAGAGGTGA
- a CDS encoding radical SAM/SPASM domain-containing protein, whose translation MSGERRLSLDASLRHSFWRKIRRGLHLWRSGEVSLRKVINAGLCHLSLRLRLSRVLGKPFSLMIEPTNACNLRCPLCPTGRGTLGRPAATLPLELYRQCIRELSPYLMELNLTNYGEPMLHRDLAAMIAEAKAAGARVLLGTNGHFLDEAACRQLVESGLDGIYISVDATDADTYAKYRQRGDFTRVLEGTKRLLATRATLGRTNPFVELQFLVMKHNESQIDGFRALAAELGADRRIIKPVSFNVADWDDPDTRRAFADFCPTNEEFRVYVQDGDAWRWKREELAFCTAPWRTLTVLADGAIVPCCRDPRGVYTMGNVADGVLKVWNSPRYRTFRRHMARHRGRMSICKVCPGE comes from the coding sequence ATGTCGGGCGAGAGGCGGCTGAGTCTGGACGCGAGCCTGCGCCACAGCTTCTGGCGGAAGATCCGGCGCGGCCTGCACCTGTGGCGGAGCGGCGAAGTCTCGCTGCGCAAAGTCATCAACGCCGGCTTGTGCCACCTGTCGTTGCGGCTCAGGCTCTCGCGCGTGCTCGGCAAGCCGTTCTCGCTGATGATCGAGCCCACCAACGCCTGCAACCTGCGCTGCCCGCTGTGCCCGACCGGCCGCGGCACGCTCGGCCGGCCGGCCGCCACGCTGCCGCTCGAGCTCTACCGCCAGTGCATCCGCGAACTCAGCCCCTACCTGATGGAGCTGAACCTGACCAATTACGGCGAGCCGATGCTGCATCGCGATCTGGCCGCGATGATCGCCGAGGCCAAGGCCGCCGGCGCCCGCGTGCTGCTGGGCACCAACGGCCACTTCCTCGACGAAGCGGCCTGCCGTCAGCTCGTCGAGAGCGGCCTCGACGGCATCTACATCTCGGTGGACGCCACCGACGCCGACACCTACGCGAAGTACCGCCAGCGCGGCGACTTCACCCGGGTGCTCGAGGGCACGAAGCGGCTGCTGGCCACCCGGGCGACGCTGGGCCGCACCAACCCCTTCGTCGAGCTTCAGTTCCTCGTGATGAAGCACAACGAGAGCCAGATTGACGGCTTCCGCGCGCTGGCCGCGGAGCTCGGCGCCGACCGCCGCATCATCAAGCCCGTGAGCTTCAACGTCGCCGACTGGGACGATCCCGACACGCGCCGGGCCTTCGCCGACTTCTGCCCCACGAACGAGGAGTTCCGCGTCTACGTGCAAGACGGCGACGCCTGGCGCTGGAAGCGCGAAGAGCTGGCCTTCTGCACCGCCCCGTGGCGCACGCTCACGGTGCTGGCCGACGGCGCCATCGTGCCCTGCTGCCGCGACCCGCGGGGCGTCTACACGATGGGCAACGTGGCCGACGGCGTGCTGAAGGTGTGGAACAGCCCGCGGTATCGCACCTTCCGCCGCCACATGGCCAGGCACCGCGGCCGCATGAGCATCTGCAAGGTCTGCCCCGGAGAGTGA
- a CDS encoding polysaccharide deacetylase family protein gives MGAGKTLLLLTVDTEASFGGARPIPPETRVYGRVAGGTHGIERIMDCCERHGVRATFFVNTLEALHHGEDHVRRVCTMVQDRGHDAQLHVHPIWLGGPFVHKALTAYGYAEQRAAIERAAELFRRAAGTEPLAHRAGGLAANADTFRALASLGIRCDSSVAVGHWAYGLGEGGREPNVPRRLHSLAEVPVTTFAQVRLCGWAPRRHFDLNADSLSELCFVVDRAAEAGVAAVTLLMHSFSFLRWSRDGSECRPDEGEVRKFERFLEHAVAHGGIEAATFRQLVARLEAEPTLLEGPDFDPTAGLVRTYRRSWERFGTGWKSKAMALGVPAAVAALAALIMGVIWWLTS, from the coding sequence ATGGGCGCAGGCAAGACGCTGCTGTTGCTGACGGTGGACACCGAGGCGAGCTTCGGCGGCGCGCGCCCCATCCCGCCCGAGACACGGGTCTACGGCCGCGTCGCCGGCGGCACGCACGGGATCGAGCGGATCATGGACTGTTGCGAGCGCCACGGCGTGCGAGCGACGTTTTTCGTGAACACCCTGGAGGCCCTCCATCACGGCGAGGACCACGTGCGCCGCGTGTGCACGATGGTGCAGGACCGCGGCCACGATGCGCAACTGCACGTGCACCCGATCTGGCTTGGCGGCCCCTTCGTCCACAAGGCCCTCACGGCCTACGGCTACGCCGAGCAGCGCGCGGCGATCGAGCGAGCGGCCGAACTCTTCCGCCGCGCGGCAGGCACGGAGCCGCTGGCGCACCGCGCCGGGGGCCTGGCCGCGAACGCCGACACGTTCCGGGCCCTCGCCTCGCTGGGCATCCGCTGCGACTCCTCCGTGGCCGTCGGCCACTGGGCCTACGGGCTGGGCGAGGGCGGCCGCGAGCCCAACGTGCCACGCCGCCTGCACTCGCTGGCCGAGGTGCCCGTGACCACGTTTGCCCAGGTGCGCCTGTGCGGATGGGCGCCGCGGCGGCACTTCGACCTCAACGCCGACTCGCTGTCGGAGCTGTGTTTCGTGGTGGACCGCGCGGCCGAGGCCGGCGTGGCCGCGGTGACGCTGCTGATGCACAGCTTCTCGTTCCTGCGCTGGAGCCGCGACGGCTCCGAGTGCCGGCCCGACGAGGGCGAGGTGCGCAAGTTCGAACGATTCCTCGAGCACGCTGTTGCCCACGGCGGCATCGAGGCCGCGACATTCCGCCAGCTTGTCGCGCGACTCGAGGCCGAGCCCACCCTGCTCGAGGGGCCGGATTTCGACCCGACGGCGGGCCTTGTGAGGACGTACCGGCGGAGCTGGGAGCGGTTCGGCACCGGCTGGAAAAGCAAAGCGATGGCCTTGGGCGTGCCCGCCGCCGTGGCGGCCCTGGCCGCGCTCATCATGGGAGTCATCTGGTGGCTGACCTCGTGA